A genomic window from Lentibacter algarum includes:
- a CDS encoding tyrosine recombinase XerC, giving the protein MSSVSPALRDAVQTWLNTRRALKGASDNTLIAYANDVHGFLGFVAQHKGGETGLIALTSLTITDMRAWMASLRREELTSRSIARKLSSVKSFFRWLGEREGFEATAVLNARAPKFQAKLPRPLPVEATRDLISALQLQSSEPWVGARDVAVVTLLYGCGLRISEALSLTMADAPLPQVLRITGKGGKERVVPVIDAARTAVDQYLKACPFASNEGPLFRGVRGGALSPRLIQKVMQAARLQLGLPASATPHAMRHSFATHLLAAGGDLRAIQELLGHASLSTTQAYTAVDARHLLDVYEKSHPKSASNST; this is encoded by the coding sequence ATGAGCTCGGTCTCGCCCGCCCTGCGCGACGCGGTCCAAACTTGGTTAAACACCCGCCGTGCCCTGAAGGGTGCGTCAGACAACACTCTCATAGCCTATGCCAATGATGTGCACGGTTTTCTCGGCTTTGTGGCACAGCACAAAGGCGGTGAAACGGGCCTTATCGCGCTGACGTCTCTGACCATCACTGACATGCGCGCATGGATGGCTTCCTTGCGGCGCGAAGAGCTGACCTCGCGCTCCATCGCGCGCAAGCTCTCTTCGGTCAAAAGCTTCTTTCGCTGGCTCGGCGAACGCGAAGGTTTTGAAGCCACCGCCGTGCTCAATGCCCGCGCGCCCAAGTTTCAGGCCAAACTGCCCCGGCCCTTGCCTGTCGAGGCGACCCGCGACCTGATCAGCGCACTTCAACTACAGTCAAGCGAGCCTTGGGTTGGCGCGCGCGATGTGGCTGTCGTGACGCTGCTTTACGGCTGCGGCTTGCGGATATCAGAAGCGCTCAGCCTGACCATGGCGGATGCGCCCCTGCCTCAAGTCCTACGCATTACAGGCAAAGGTGGCAAAGAACGCGTTGTCCCCGTGATTGACGCGGCCCGCACAGCCGTTGACCAATATCTCAAGGCCTGCCCCTTCGCTTCAAACGAAGGCCCACTCTTTCGCGGTGTACGCGGTGGTGCGCTCAGCCCACGACTGATCCAGAAGGTCATGCAAGCAGCCCGCCTCCAGCTCGGCCTGCCCGCCTCAGCCACACCTCATGCCATGCGCCACAGCTTCGCAACACACCTTCTGGCGGCAGGCGGCGATCTGCGCGCAATCCAAGAGCTTCTGGGCCACGCGTCGCTCTCTACAACGCAAGCCTATACAGCAGTTGATGCCCGTCACTTGCTTGATGTATACGAAAAATCTCATCCCAAATCCGCGAGCAACAGCACATGA
- a CDS encoding DUF484 family protein codes for MSSKARMDDVLREKIITEPDVILDDQDVMRALIAANERTMGGNIVDLRGIAMERLEARLDRLEDTHRSVIAAAYENLAGTNQVHRAILRMLDPVEFEVFLKDLGGPVAEILRVDCVKLVLESVQNDKDPAVKRLGDVLTVVEPGFIEDYLRTGRNGGEQRQVTLRQLNEGPPVYGEAASWIRSEACLKLDFGAGRLPGMLLMGGEDPHQFTPQQGTDLLSFFAGVFERAMRRWLS; via the coding sequence ATGAGCAGCAAGGCCCGCATGGACGATGTCCTGCGAGAAAAAATCATTACAGAACCTGATGTTATCCTAGATGATCAGGACGTTATGCGCGCGCTCATCGCCGCAAACGAGCGCACGATGGGCGGCAACATTGTTGATCTGCGTGGCATCGCCATGGAGCGCCTTGAAGCGCGCCTTGATCGTTTGGAAGACACCCACCGTAGCGTAATTGCCGCAGCCTACGAAAACCTCGCAGGTACAAATCAAGTGCATCGCGCGATCCTTCGCATGCTTGATCCTGTCGAGTTTGAAGTGTTTCTCAAAGACCTCGGCGGCCCCGTCGCAGAAATCTTGCGGGTTGATTGCGTCAAGCTCGTGCTTGAATCGGTCCAGAACGATAAGGACCCCGCAGTAAAGCGCCTTGGCGACGTCCTCACAGTGGTTGAGCCCGGCTTTATCGAAGACTACCTGCGCACTGGGCGCAACGGCGGCGAACAGCGTCAAGTCACATTGCGCCAGCTCAACGAAGGCCCGCCCGTATATGGTGAAGCGGCAAGCTGGATCCGCTCGGAAGCCTGCCTGAAACTTGATTTTGGCGCAGGCCGCCTCCCTGGCATGTTGCTTATGGGCGGCGAAGATCCACACCAGTTTACCCCACAGCAAGGCACTGACTTGCTCTCGTTTTTTGCAGGTGTGTTTGAAAGAGCGATGCGCCGCTGGTTGTCATGA
- the fsa gene encoding fructose-6-phosphate aldolase produces the protein MKFFVDTAEINEIAELNDLGMVDGVTTNPSLIMKSGRDILEVTKEIAELVDGPVSAEVVALEADAMIAEGRKLAAIADNIAVKVPLTWAGLKACNVLSNDGFMVNVTLCFSANQALLAAKAGATFISPFIGRLDDINLDGLELIADIRTIYDNYGYDTQILAASIRTVNHAFECARIGSDVMTAPPKVIKAMASHPLTDKGLADFMADWEKTGQKIL, from the coding sequence ATGAAGTTCTTTGTAGACACCGCCGAGATCAACGAAATCGCCGAGCTGAACGACCTCGGCATGGTGGATGGCGTCACAACCAACCCCTCCCTGATCATGAAATCAGGCCGTGACATCCTTGAAGTCACCAAAGAGATTGCAGAGCTGGTCGATGGCCCCGTGAGCGCCGAAGTGGTCGCACTTGAAGCCGACGCCATGATCGCCGAAGGCCGCAAGCTCGCCGCAATCGCCGACAATATCGCCGTAAAAGTGCCGCTCACATGGGCCGGCCTCAAGGCCTGCAATGTGCTCAGCAACGATGGCTTCATGGTCAATGTGACGCTTTGCTTCTCAGCCAACCAAGCGCTTCTCGCTGCCAAAGCGGGCGCAACCTTCATCAGCCCGTTTATCGGCCGCCTTGATGACATCAATCTGGATGGGCTTGAGCTTATCGCCGATATCCGCACAATCTATGACAACTACGGCTATGACACCCAAATTTTGGCCGCCTCAATCCGCACAGTCAATCACGCTTTTGAATGCGCGCGCATCGGCTCTGATGTAATGACCGCACCGCCCAAAGTCATCAAGGCGATGGCGAGCCACCCGCTCACAGACAAGGGCTTGGCCGACTTTATGGCCGATTGGGAAAAAACTGGTCAAAAAATTCTGTAA
- a CDS encoding CDP-alcohol phosphatidyltransferase family protein: MTLQAKALAVHLLTATGAVFAMLAMLEAIERDWAMMFVWLIVAFAVDGIDGPLARHYNVKTYAPQFDGVLLDLIIDYLTYVFIPAYALYASGLMDGWSGWAAIIVITFGSAMYFADTRMKTADNSFSGFPGCWNMVILVLFALSPPWQACLGLVAVLTVAMFVPVKFVHPVRTDRWRALTLPMALAWTVFAGFAAWEGFDPIPVVFWGLMITSIYLLIAGAAQQLMYGADG; the protein is encoded by the coding sequence ATGACACTTCAAGCCAAAGCCCTCGCGGTTCATCTCCTCACAGCCACAGGCGCCGTCTTCGCCATGCTTGCCATGTTGGAAGCCATCGAGCGCGACTGGGCCATGATGTTTGTTTGGCTTATCGTCGCCTTTGCAGTTGATGGCATAGATGGTCCCCTCGCTCGTCACTACAACGTCAAGACTTACGCGCCACAGTTTGATGGCGTTTTGCTCGACCTGATCATCGACTACCTCACTTATGTCTTCATCCCCGCCTATGCGCTTTATGCGTCAGGGCTAATGGATGGCTGGTCGGGCTGGGCCGCAATCATCGTAATCACCTTCGGTTCCGCGATGTATTTTGCGGACACCCGCATGAAGACCGCCGACAATTCCTTCTCAGGCTTTCCCGGATGCTGGAATATGGTGATCCTCGTGCTCTTCGCGCTCTCGCCGCCTTGGCAGGCCTGCCTAGGCCTTGTCGCTGTGCTGACAGTGGCAATGTTCGTGCCGGTAAAATTCGTGCACCCCGTCCGGACAGACCGCTGGCGCGCCCTGACCCTGCCCATGGCACTGGCTTGGACCGTCTTCGCAGGCTTTGCAGCATGGGAAGGGTTCGACCCGATCCCAGTTGTTTTCTGGGGCCTCATGATCACCTCGATTTACCTCCTCATCGCAGGCGCGGCACAACAGCTGATGTATGGGGCAGACGGATAA